Genomic window (Desulforapulum autotrophicum HRM2):
GCCACCATGAGTGCTGTAAGGCTTGCCAGGGGGTACACGGGCCGGGATATCATCATTAAGTTTGACGGAGGTTACCATGGCCATGCCGACACGCTGCTTGTTGCGGCAGGTTCTGGTGTTGCAACCCTCAATATACCCGGAAGTCCTGGAATTCCAGAGTCTGTGAGTGCCCATACCCTCAGCATTACCTATAACGATGGTGAAGCGGTCAAGCGTGTCATGGCGGAAAAGGGAGATCGGGTTGCCGCAATTATTGTGGAACCGGTTGCCGGAAATATGGGAATGGTACCACCGGTCAAGGGGTTCCATGAAACCCTTCGAACGCTTTGTACAAAGCATGGTGCGTTGCTGATTTTTGATGAGGTGATGACAGGGTTCAGGGTGGCCAAAGGGTCTGGCCAGGGATTGTTTGGAATCACACCGGACCTGACCTGTTTTGGAAAGATCATCGGTGGCGGTCTTCCGGTAGGCGCCTATGGCGGTCGCCGGGAAATCATGGACCAAATTGCTCCTGCGGGACCTGTTTACCAGGCAGGCACGCTTTCCGGCAACCCATTGGCCATGGCCGCAGGAATTGCAACCCTGGAAGCGCTTAAGAAAACAGGCTTCTACGAGTCCCTGGATGCCAAAACAGAGCGGCTTGTGACAGGTTTGCGGACGGCTGCTGAAAAGGCTGGGATTGATTTCACCGCAAGCCATGTCGGGTCCATGGCAGGCATGTTTTTCACCCGGGCAACGGTCACCAATTTTGATGAGGCCAAAACAAGTGACCTTGTGAATTTCTCAAAATTTTACACGGGGATGCGTGATAGGGGGATCTATCTTGCTCCGTCCCAGTTTGAGGCGCTGTTTGTCTCTGCTGCCCACACCAACGATGAAATCGATGCAACAATAGCTGCTGCTGCCGATGTCATGGCAGGTCTTGTCTGATATGGGGCTTGAAAATAATTTTATCCCGGCAACGGTAAGAAAGATTCACATGATCGCCGCCTGTGGTACGGGCATGGGGGCACTTGCCTGCATGCTCAAAGATCTGGGATATGAGGTGACAGGTTCGGACCATAATGTTTATCCGCCCATGAGTGATTTCCTTGAGGCAAAGGGGGTGACCCTTTTAAAGGGGTTTGATGGGGCCAACCTTGACCCGGAAACCGATCTTGTGATTGTGGGAAATGCGGTTTTCAGATCCAATCCAGAGGCTGTTGCTGCAATGGAGAGGGGAATTGCGTTTTGCTCCATGCCCCAGGCATTGAATTATTTTGTTGCCAAAGATAAAAAGATCATCCTTGTGACCGGCACCCACGGCAAAACCACCACCTCGTCCCTCATGGCCCATGTCCTGAATCAGGCAGGGCTTGACCCTTCGTTCATGATCGGTGGAATCGTGACTGATTTCAACAGTAATTACCGAATTGGTGGGGGTGATTATATCGTTATCGAGGGGGATGAATATGATACAGCCTTTTTTGATAAGGGACCGAAATTCATGCATTATGCCCCCTGTTTTACCATTATGACCGGGGTTGAGTTTGACCATGCAGATATCTTCAGGGACCTGGACCATGTCAGGCAGATCTTCGCCGCCTTTGTCAAGGGGCTTTTACCTGAAAGCATGACCATTGCCTGGGGGGACGACATGAACCTCAAGGAGATTCTTGCCCATGCAAATAACCGGATCCAGCGCTATGGCCATGGCCCAGGCGAGTGGCAGTGTATTGACCTTAAGGTTGAGCAAGGAACGAGCGTTTTCAGAATCAAGGACCCAGAGGGAAAGATTCTTCGGTTTGCCATCCCCCTCATGGGAGATCACAATGTGATGAATGCCCTTGCCGTGATTGCTGTTGCACGACAGATCAACATTCCTGTTGATGTGCTGGCCCGGGCCCTTGTCAGCTTTTCAGGTGTTAAAAGACGCCAGGAGGTGAGGGGGGTTAAACGTGGTATCACCGTTATGGATGATTTTGCCCATCACCCGACGGCTGTCAGGGAAACCCTGCGGGCCGTCCGTCCGTTTTACACCCAGGGCCGGATTATTGCCGTGTTCGAACCCAGAACCAATTCAAGCATGCGTAAGGTTTTTCAAACCATTTATCCACAGGCCTTTGACGACGCTGACCTGGTCTGTATTTGCCGACCTTCTGCCATGGGAAAAATCCCCGTTGAAGAAAGGCTTTCTCCTGAAAAACTGGTTGCAGATATTTGTGAACGGGGTACACAGGCCTTGCTGTTTGACGATACCGACACCCTTGTGGATTTTCTTGTTAAAATGGGTGTTACGGGTGATTTAATGCTTATTATGTCAAATGGCGGGTTTGATAATATTCACAACAGGCTTCTGGAGCGACTTTGACAATGAAAAAAAGAGTTGTCCTGAGGTTCGTGGGCATAGGGGCTCTTCACATTTTTCTTTACCTGTGGTTTGTTCCCTTTGTGGTTTATCCACGGTTTGGGGATAGCGGGTTGAAAATGACCGTTGCCGTTGCTGTGATGATTTCGATCGCGCTGATTTTAACCCTTTTTCTTTGCAAAAATAATGATGATTAATTCGACGAACAGGAGAACCCTATGGAAAAGTTAGATAAAATAGAGTGGGATGAGAAACTCAGCGTTGATATCCCTGAGATAGATGAGCTTCAGAAAAAAATGTTTGCGCTTTTGAATGTTTTGATCGACTTGAAACTGAAGAATAAGGACGCCAAAGAGTGTTCAAATATGGTTGCAGAGATAAACGAATACAGCCGTTATTTTTTCAGCAAAGAAGAGGAGTACCTCAGGAAAGCGGGTTATCCGGAGATTGATACCCATGCAAAGGAACATCGAAAGTTCATTAAAAACACCATCAGTCTGCGCCGTCAGGTCACAGAGGATAAGGACAACCTGAACTATGAAGTGATCCGGCAGATGCGAAACTGGCTGGTCGATCACATCATCACAAGCGATCTGATGTATGTTCCTTTTTTGAGGACAACGGCCTATCTCAAAGATTTAAAAAAATAGAAGTTAAAGGAAAATCTCTTTGATGGCGTCAAAGGACCCCATGGAGTTGATTGTAAATAGCGCCTTGACCCTGTGCGGCATGGATACGGGGTTTAGAGACCGGGTGACCGCCCTCCTGACCATGCCCAATCCCAAATATGCCGATGCTGACAAACAGGGTAGAAACACTGCTCACATTGCCCGGGATCTTTTTTTTTACAGGGAAAATGACGATGGGAGCGTAGCAATGCCAAGGGGGTTTCTATACGAGTTAGAGGCCCTTGTCAGGGATGCCGGGTTAAGCCTTGATATTAAGGACAAAAGAAGAACACTGCCTTCCCGGGAGATTTCCTTTTACGGCAAGCTGCGCTTTCATCAGCTTTCAGCTGTTAAAGATCTTTTGGAAAGGGATTTCGGGGTCTCTCACATCCCGACCGGAGGCGGAAAAACCGTGGTGGCCCTCTGGCTGATTGCCCATCGTAAACAGCCTGCCCTGATTGTTGTACACACCCGGGAGTTGCTCAACCAGTGGCTTGACAGGATTGAAACTTTTCTGCACATTCCACGGGCCAGGATCGGTATCATCGGCAATGGTAAATTCATGATCGGCAACGAGGTCACCATTGCAACGATCCAGAGCCTTGTACGGCGAACGGATGACCTGGTGCCCCGGACGGGCTTTCTTATCCTGGATGAATGCCACAGGGTTCCGGCCATGCAGTATATTGAGACCATAAAGCAGTTTGACTGCAGGTACATGCTCGGTCTTACGGCAACCCCATGGCGGCGGGACAGGCTTTCAAAGGCTATTTTCTGGCATATTGGAGAGATTACAGGGCAGATAGATAAAAAGGATCTTCTTGAAGATAAAAGTCTTTGTGAGGCCGAAGTGGTCTGGGTGAAGACCGGGTTCAATACAGACATTGACGCATCAAGCAACTATTCCCAGGCCCTTTCTGCCCTGACAAGGGATCCCCATAGAAACAGACTCATCTGTGATACTGTGCTAAGCCGGACGGGTAATGGGATTGATCTTGTACTGTCCGATCGCAGGGAACATTGTGAGATGTTGGGACAACTGCTTGAAACCACAGGACAGATCAGATCTGCCGTCCTGACCGGGGATAAGACTTCAAAGCAAAGGACCCAAATCATGAGGGCCCTTTACCAGGGCAAGATTACGGTTCTTATCGCCACAGGTCAGCTCATTGGTGAGGGGTTTGATCTTCCCGGGCTGACCACCCTTTATCTGACAACGCCTGTCAAGTTCCCTGGTCGGGTTATTCAGTATGTGGGCAGAATACTTCGTCCGTCAAAGGAAAAAACCAAGGCAACCATTGTTGATTTTGTTGACGTTAATAATCCGGTGTTCAAGGCATCGGCCACGTCAAGGTTTTATACCTATCGGCAGCAGGGAATTGTTGAACAGCATTCCATTGAATGAGGTTCGTTATTCTTTGATTTTACAATCCAATCAGGATAGTATTATGTTGTTTTAATTTATCGCTCATAAACAGGATGCTTCCCATGGTTGAAAAACAGTTAGACAAAATTCTTAAAAAAAATACCCTTTACCATTTGGGGTTTGCCCAGGATGTACCCGGTTTTAATGTCGGCATTGCGGCATTATCCTGTATTCTTCTCATCCAAAAACGGCAAAAGGATATCTCCATATCTGAAGATTCATCCCTGTCAAGCTATACCAGTGAAACCCTTTTGGACGAACTCATGGACATGGGCGTTGCTGTTGATTGTGACTATGATGAAATTATCCGCAGGATACAGGATGAGAAGTATATCTTCATTGACAGTGAGGACCGGTATTCTTCCGGGAAATTATCAATTATTTTGACCCATGTTTTCAGCCTTGTTTACCCAACCATGGAGGGAATGCTGCTGATTGCCTATTTGGTTGAGACTGCAAAATCTGTCAAGTCTATTGGAAATAACATTAAGAAAACCCTTACCCAGGTGGATCAGACATTAAGGAGCCAGGGGGTATCTGTGGGCATGGAAAAAATGCCCCAGGGATACGGGCCTGTTCTGAATAAAATTGTTTTTCATCCCCATGTAGCCATTGGAAATGGAGAGATAAGGCCTTCTTCGTTTGCCACAATTTTCAGGGAAAGAGCCCGTAAACGAAAACGTGTGATTGTCTATCTTGAAAACAGCATGAAAAAAAAGGGTGATCTTCCCGTACTTCCCCTGAATGGCCGATCCATGAAGCAGCAGATGGCGCAACACCTTTATTCCACCTCGGATATTTCAGATATCATCCTGAGTGATGTGGCCATGATCATCAATATTTTGAAAAAAGCCAACCAAGGTGGAAAAAAAAAGGCCATTGCAACGATTTCCCACGCCATCATGCTTCTTGGCAATGATGAACTGCATAAAACAATAGAGGCTTTTACCTCCCTGGATGATATTGATGATGCCGATCTTAGAAAAGAATTTGAACATTTTTTTGTTACTTCATATATGAGCAACAGTATAACCCGGCACTATGCCATGAAATCCGAGATAAAGGATATTGAGCAGATGTGTATCTGCTCGATGATTCATAACCTGGGGCAGATGATTGTTCTTTATTATTATCCCGAAGCCTATAATCAAATAAAAAAAATAACCTTACAACATAACAACAAGAGAAGGGCCGCAAGGGAGGTTCTTGGGACGACTTACGATAATATCGGTATCTATTTTGCCACAGAGTGGCATTTGCCATTTACCACCATTGAAAGTCTAAGGGTCTGTTATTTTAACCGTATTGGTAAAACCCGTGATAACCTTATTATTAATCTTCCCTTCTGTTCCGGCGAGTTATGTGCTTTTCTGGGGGGTGGGTTGGATAAAAGACAGACCATGAGGCTAAGGGAACTTGTCAACAGCTTGAACCTGTTTTCCAGGGAACTTTCCAGCCTTCTTGAGAAAGCCTGGAATGATACCAAGGCTTTCTCAAAAAAGCAGAAAATTTCCATTACAAAGCGCGAACTTGCCAAAATCGCCGCCACAGGGTGAGTTTCTAAAAAATTAAACGTTCATTCCCCCATGAAGGGGCATAAACTTCCTGTTAAACATGTCTTCAGACAACCATTTAATATCTAAAGAATCGTCTGGGTTTGTGTGGAATGGCATAGGGTATTGTTGAACGGAATGCTGCGGAACAATATATTCTCCCACGACATCGGGCTGAATGGAAAGAGGCTTGTGCTGGTCAGTTCTGATGGGCGGGGTAAAAAAGCGAACAAAGGGGTTGGCCACAAGCGTGTTGTTGGCCGGAAGCTGAATCAAGGGGCTTTTTTTGACGAAGAAAAAATGATGAAGATTTGTTTCCGGGGTATTGTTCCCATAACGCTGCATGAAAGCTTCTTCTACTTTCCGTAGGTTTACTCTCAGGGCAACGGCAGGATTTTTATTGACTTTGGGGTATGCTTTGACTTTTCCGTTGCCCAGATCGTCAAACAGCAGGAGTTGCTTATAAACCGGTGCATGTTTAGGATTAACCGTTATAACCAGGTCGTCGAGATGGAGATGTTCCTTGGCATATTTGAATAAAATCTTGTTACCTTGCATGAGCGTGTTCTGGGATCCATCCCTGATATCCGGGTGTGTGGCAAGGCAACCGACCTCACCGATCCTTCGTCCCTGGGCCCTCAGAAGATCCAGTTCTTTGCCAAAGATGGTGTCCATTGGCAACTTGTCTGGTGAGTCCGGGAACAGGCTGGCAGTAAATATGAGTTTTTTATTCTTTTTACCGATGAACACAGCGGTTTTATCAAACAAATGATTTTTAAGAATCCTGCACGGACATGAAATCTCCTGTGCATTGACATACCCTTCCTCAATATAGACATCCTGGACAAGCTTTAATGCGGTAAAAAAGTCTTGAATACAGTCCGCAGGTTTGAAATTATACTGGCTCATTTTTTTTTCATCTATTGTGACCAACTGTCTCAATGTCTCATTTTTGATGGGTTTTATTTTAGCTTCATGCATAAGTTCTTGTTCCTCTTTGGTTGGTGCAAACTTCTCATTTTTAAAACGGATTGGTTTTCAAATCCCGTTGTCGTGACAACAGGACCAAAGTAAAGCAAAAAGGGGGCCGGAATATAAATTTGATACGTAAAGTTTAAGGAGAAGGTCGGTTTTGTCGAAAAAGTATATTGATTTCAGATGGTTGTATGTGCAAATAATTTCTTTGCTCGTCAAATGAGAGATGGTGTTCCTCAAAAAAAAAGCCAATCATTCTTTTAAAGTTGTATGAAAAACCCTGCATTGAAGTCAATGTATTGAATAACTATCTGAAAACAAATAAGAATTTAGCGTTAATATGCTGTATGGAAAACCATACGCAAAAGAATAGAGCAAGTCAGGATTCTTTGAAAAACAAGGGTCTGAACATGGACCCGGGAAGTGTATGAAAATCACTACAGGGCATCCCTGAAGTCTTCGGCTTTAAGTCCGCATTTGTTCATCAGGTCATAAAAATCAGCCCTGTATTTGCCAGCCAGCTTTGCAGCGCGGCTCACATTTCCCTTGGTCAGTTCAAGCAACTGAATGATATATTTTTTTTCAAACTCCAGTTTTGCCTGTTTGAACGGTTTTAATTCATTGCTGGTCTTGTCTGGTTCCAACAGGATCATGTCCTGGGAAATCACCGATTCACTGGACATGGCAACGCAATACTCAACAATATTTTTCAACTCCCTTACATTCCCAGGCCAGAGGGCAGTCATCAACTTTTTCATAGCGCCTGGCGAAAACTGACTGACATTTTTTCCCATCTGCTGACTGAAGTCATTTAAAAAACAATGGGCAAGGATAGGAATGCAGTCGCGCCGTTCCCTCAGGGGCGGCAACGTTATGGGGATGACATGAATTCGATAATAGAGGTCTTGCCTGAAGTTTCCTTTGGATACCTCCTCGGCAAGTTTTTTATTGGTGGCAGAAATAATCCGAGCTTCAAATTTAATTTTTTCACTTCCTCCCAGGGGATAAAACTCGTTTTCCTGCAATACCCTGAGTAACTTGGCCTGGATGGAAATCGGAATTTCAGATATTTCATCAAAGAAAAAGGTCCCATTCTGGGCCTGTTCCAAAAATCCTTTTTTGTTTTTTGCAGCACCGGTAAATGCGCCTTTTTTATAACCAAAAAGTTCACTTTCAAACAACGATTCAGGGATGGCAGCACAATTGATGGCAATAAATGGGCCGTTTCTCCGTGGGCTGGACACATGGATGGATTTGGCAATCAGCTCTTTTCCCGTGCCACTTTCACCTTCAATCAAAATACTTGAATCCGTTTCAGCGGCCTGGGCGCTTGTTCTAAGAACGGCTTTCATTTTTTCATCTTTGGCAATAATATTTTCAAACCCAAATTTTTCAGACACCATGCCTCGCAGCGCTTTTATTTCTTTTGTTAATTTATTTTTTTCAAGGCATTGTTTGACCTGCTGAATCAATTCGGAATCATCAAAAGGCTTTGTAAGATAACTATAAGCCCCTTTTTTGATGGCCAATACAGCCTTTTCAATGGTGCCATAGGCCGTTAGAATAATCACTGGCAGTTCAGGGTCTATTTTATTGAGCAATCCCATCAACTCAATACCTGTTTCATCACTCAGCTGATAATCAATGATTGCCAAGTCAAAAAAAACAGCGGTAACTGCAGCCTGTGCCTCAGACCCGGTTGTCACATCTGTGATTTGATAGTTTTCCGCTTCAAGCCTCATTTTAAGCATTCTCAGCAAAGAGATATCATCATCAACGATCAATATGTGTTCCATTTAACTACTCCCTAAATGGTTGGGGTTGGGATTCCCAATAATCTAATTCTGGGTCAGGTCTATTTCCTTTAACCGATCCATCTGTTGCTGGAGTAATTCTTTTTCACTTTCAAGGATTTTGATTCGTTCAAGCAACCTGTTCATTGCGACGATTTTTTTTTGTTGTGCCGCTGTTGTCTGTTTTAACACATCAATCATCAGGTTCAGTGATTTTATCTGTTTTTCATCTGACTGAATTTTTGCGGAAAGCGTCTGTTTGTTTTTAGCATCAGCCATAATCCGGGTCAGCAGATGGGAGGTGGTTCGGGCGCTTTTGATTGAATTTAAAGACACCATTTCCGTCATATCAGCATTTTCGCTGAGATATCTCAAGAGGCGCTGATTTTCCCGGGAGGCTGATTTAAAATCCTTATTCTCCACGAACTCCTGGATGGTTTCCAGGTATTTATTCTCTTTGATATCCACCGAAGTTGGAGGGGGATGGGATACGGAGAAATGTTGGCAACTGCATAAAAACAGGCAGATTATACTGCCGCAGGTAAAGTAACCAAAATTTTTGTACCTTTTGAATATTGACTTTCCGCCCATATACTTCCCCCATGCGCCTTGATGATATGTTTTGAAATTGATAACCCCAGTCCGGTCCCCATTCTAGTGCCAAGACTATCATCAATTTGTTTGAATTTATAAAAAATCTTTTCAAGATGTTCAGGTTTGATTCCCGGTCCGTTATCCACCACCGTCATTATCAGCTTTTTGCCGGAATCAACGGAAAAACAACTGACGACAACCTTCCCTTTTTTCGGTGTAAATTTCAAGGCATTGCCGATTAAATTATTCAGGACTTCCAAGATCCTGTCTTCATCAATGCAAACGTCTGGAAGATCCTCCTGGGGAGGAGAAAATTCAAGATCAATCTGTTTTTCCCCGGACAATGGGGCCAACTTCAGAATAGATTTTCGTATCACAACCGGTAGACTGCGTCGGATATAACGGTATTCCATTTGTTTGGCTTCCATTTTGGAATAGTCAAGAATTCTCATGACCGAGTATAACAACCGATCGCATTCTCCATGGATCAGGAGGAACAATTCCCTTTGTTTCTCAGGATTATCAGCATAAAAACCCTTGGATAAAATGGTTGAAGCTCCCTTTATGGATGTAACCGGTGTCCTCAATTCATGGGATACATGGCTTACAAAATCAGCCTTCAGGCTGTCCAGTTCTTTTAACCGACGGCACATGGTATTAAAATGGACAGATAAATCCTGGATCTCTTTTGGTCCCTTGATCGTTTGGATTTCTTCGAAATGTCCCCGGGCAATTTCTTTGGTCTTTTGTTGAAGACGGGTCACTGATTTTGTAATTGACCGCGTGTTGAAAGTGGTGATGAGCATTCCCAAAAAAAGGGCAAACACAGTCGTTATCCCAGTAACCAAACGAATCTGAGAGCTCATCTGGCTGGACCGATTTAATTTGTCGGCAATAATACTCCGGGTGATTGCAGTCATTTTCTTCAGATTCATGACGGTGACTTTAAGGAGGGGGCCTGCCTCTTCTAAAAAAAGATCGATATCGATTGTCTCCCCGACGATACTCAGGTCAGCCTTTTCTTCAAACCGCTTCAGGTAGCCTGTAAAAGAGTCAAACGCTTCGATACTAAGCTCTTTTTGTTCATCTGTTTCCATTAGATTAATAACGGCTTGGAACTCTGTTTCCAGTTCTGTTTTCACAGAGGTGAACCGATTGTAATAATTAATATCCCTGGATACAAAATATTTTTCACCGAACTTGGCAAGGGAGGATAAAGAGTCCAAGAGACGATCCCCAAATAGAATACTTTGCTGATTTTTGGCAACAATTTCCTGGGTCATTTTTTGAACGACATTCAGCCTGAAAACAACAAAGCTTCCAAGTGCAAAAATAAATAAAAGAATAATGATATTACCAATCACCAGGCGTTTGAACAGGGTAAGGCCCATGATCAAAATAAAACCTCCCCCATGGCTTGTCTTTCATGCTGTCTTTTGCGTTGCATTAATGGGTATATTTTAATTGGTGAACTCATGGGGTGTTGTCCCGAATCCCATCTATGTTGTAACAAAAAAAGGGCTCAGCCCGAAAGGCTGAACCCTTGAATTGTCTGGTGCCCAGGAACAGAATCGAACTGCTGACACGGGGATTTTCAGTTCTCCGCGCACTGCCATTAAAACCAATTGTATTTTCAAACCCTTAACTGACGCGGCTCTCAGAGCCTTACTTTTGGTTTCGGTTGGTTTCTTTAGGAAATTTTTGACCTTGACGGGCACAATTTGGGCACAGTAGGCACAGATAATGGTCAGGGGAGAAACAATCCCCTGGCCTATCTCACAATGAAATTTTTGCCCTTCCCAAACACCTCATTCACCACCTGGCGAACATCCGAAATGCATCACCGGCCTTTGGGATTCTTGTCAGCGCAATTGCATCCCCCTACCCTCTTTTCGGATGTAATCTTTTCCAGAATCAATGACCGGCCATTTGTAATTGAATCAGCCTCAATGTCATTGACGGAATAACCGAAGCAGTGGCAAATCAATTCATTTTTATCCTGGCTGGTCGGCATCTTAATCAGTCGTCCTCAAAAATTTATCCAGTGCCTCTATCATCACCCCGGTCACGGTTGATCCATTTTCTTTTGCATACCGTTCAATCCTCTCAGCAAGGACACAGGGAATCTTTATGTTTAGGCTCTGGGTTGGATCTGCACATTCGTTTGTGGTCGACTCTTCTGTCATCATGTTCCTTCCGGTTTATTGTTGCCAGATTTTTACACACCTGTTGCCCCGATGCAAGAACAATGAAAGTGTGTGTCACAGGGTGCCTGTAATCTGTTACAGGCTTGTAACGCTTGTAATGAAAAGTTTGTAATAGTAACAGAAATAGTGCTAAAAATATATAATAGTAGATTTATTACAGGTGTTTATGGATCATATGAGTGTAATCCTAAGCTGTGACAAAGTACCAATGGTGGTAGAGTTTGAAGGTTTTTCCCTGCTATTTAAATCCGGTTAAATCCACGTTGAATCGTTTTAAAAATAGAAACAACCAGATATAAGACGGAGACTCATGTTCATTTATCCACAATTTCCTGTTTCTGATAATCATAGCTGTAATTAACAATTTCCCCGTTGATCAGAAGATTAATAGCAGTTTCAATGATATGCAGTGGGAGAATGAACCATTCACGTGGCGTATAACGTTTCCCCTCATTATCAAACACATCAAGGTTAAGACAACTTTTAGCAAAAAATCTGTGTAACAATTTTTCCAGCTTTTGTGGATTCAAGTTGAACGTCTTAAACTCAGTGATGATCATCACATCTGCCATTAAATATGTGGGTTCTTGTTCAGCATTCTGGATTCGCTGTTTAACTGGCTGGCTGGAGAAACCAATTTTATATAAATCTTTTATATCTTTTATTTTAGGATCTTCGCTTAAGGAGCGTAGAATGTATATGTAACCAGTTGGCTCGTCTTCCTCTGATATTGTTCCATCTTCATTGAACATTTCTTTTTGATCAGCATTCACTATTTGACGGCTATTTTCTTCTTTCCAAAGTGCTGCAGCTAGAGAGCGCAATAGCATATTAGACTCAGTCCCATTTTCAAACACACAGTAGAGTCTGGCATTTACATTACCGAAATTTTTCAGTTCTTTTTGACCCACATTTGCAACATAAACCATCATCCCTTGCAAAACGAAAAATGCACCAGGCTTGATTTGTAGTTCACTGGTAAATGGTCGCATCTTTTTTTTCTTTGAAGCAAGTTCAGCATGATTTTGTTTAAATAAATGTTCAAACTTTTCAAAATCTTTACATGGTTTTCGTTTGGCAATATAATCCGGCATATCAACAGATTTCGGAACATTTTTAAGCCTGAAAATATCATCTGGATCAGATTCACCCAATGAATTTTCACCTCCAAGCAATCCAAGCATATCATCTTTTAATATATCCTCGATTGTTTTAATCTCTTTTGATTCAGGGATTTTTACGTCACCTAATAAATCAAATATATCAAACTTCACCAATGTTGCAGCCTTCTCAGGGCTATCCCGCAGACTCTTCAATCGGCTATAAAGCTTTCGTTCACTGATATCTCGACTAACTGCAGGCTCATGATTGTGTTCTTCCACAAACGCATTAATTTCTTCAAACGAGGCAAGTAGCCGTTCATCTGCGCTAATCACTGAAGATGCCTTTGGTTTAATCTCTAACAAACCCAGAGGATCAGTTTCTAAAATTGTCTCCAGTTCTTTATCGAAGTCAATCATTAACCATTCTCGCTTGCCATTTGTCGTTTCTTGTTTCTAAGATAGACTAAGGCCTCGGCCTGTCTTCTTTCCAGTGGGTCCGTTGAATTCATATTAGGTTCCCGCCCATGGACCTTGATAAAAGGTCCAATTTTGTCTCGATAAAGAATCACGGCCTCTTCATCTGTCATCAGGATACGACCGGCATCAATTGTTTCCTGAATCACCTTTAATAGTTTCGCAGTTACTGATTTAGATAGAACTTCAAATGCCTTCTGGAATGGATTAATCTGGTCAATTAGATCAATATGAAGCTCTTCAATATTAACAAATTTCCCTGCCATCCGAACAAAGCGTTTATCACCAACCTCCTTGATTTCGCCATTCTTGATGGCAGAATCTGCAACCACATGTTGGCGAACTTCCTCTACCTCTTTAGCGCTTAACCCTGGATATTTAGTCTGTATTACCTTGGGGATCATAACCTTGTTGATTACTTCAGGGTCAATAAATTCCCCTGGCAATGCTTGAAGTATTTTACTGTCCTGCAGGATAGCAGCTTTAAGATCATTTAAGTCTGACTCCACAATATCCTTCACCCGTTGCGAGCTGGGTTCTTTGAATCCCCGAATCTTTATAGTTCCCTCTTCATTTTCATCATCGTCAAAGCGTCTTGTTTTGAATTTAAAATTCGGGGCAAGGACCTGCTCCATTAACAGAGAAGCAGTAATAGCCTTGAGCATATTATTGACAGAGAGTTTCACCTGATCATCGGCTGCATCTGGCTGGGCAATCAGGTTGGTAAATTGAGCATGGGTTTTATTATTGCTATCGCGGGTGGCTCGTCCAATAATCTGTATAATCTCAGTCAATGAGCCCCTATATCCAACAGT
Coding sequences:
- a CDS encoding GIY-YIG nuclease family protein, whose translation is MIDFDKELETILETDPLGLLEIKPKASSVISADERLLASFEEINAFVEEHNHEPAVSRDISERKLYSRLKSLRDSPEKAATLVKFDIFDLLGDVKIPESKEIKTIEDILKDDMLGLLGGENSLGESDPDDIFRLKNVPKSVDMPDYIAKRKPCKDFEKFEHLFKQNHAELASKKKKMRPFTSELQIKPGAFFVLQGMMVYVANVGQKELKNFGNVNARLYCVFENGTESNMLLRSLAAALWKEENSRQIVNADQKEMFNEDGTISEEDEPTGYIYILRSLSEDPKIKDIKDLYKIGFSSQPVKQRIQNAEQEPTYLMADVMIITEFKTFNLNPQKLEKLLHRFFAKSCLNLDVFDNEGKRYTPREWFILPLHIIETAINLLINGEIVNYSYDYQKQEIVDK